The nucleotide window TATATGATCTAAAAAACCATGAAATTCCTTCTTCATGCCAAAAAGCGATCGCCCAGGCCAAGCAGAACGGATTGATTTTCGTGATTGCGACCGGGCGGACGCATTATGGCTTGGGCGCGGCGCTGAACGCCTTGAATCCGGATTACATTTTGGCGGTGAACGGCGCTGTGGTCGCCGATGGCCAGGGACGAGTTTTGGCTCATCATGACCTAACGTCAACGCAAGTCGAACGGATCAATGATTTCTGTCATCAAACGCAGGCCGGACTGGCGTGGAAGTTTCTGGATCATTGCTATATTTATCAATATCCGGAAAAAATCGACTGGCTGCAGCCCCAAAAGGAATCTGACATTGGTTCTGAACCTTTTGTTGACTGTCCGGCCCAGGATCGGCATCAGCTCGATCTACCGCAAAGCGCAAGTGTGCATGCTGATCCTAAAGCGGTGGAAGCGGTCTTTAACAAAGATCCCGAATTGGCTTTTCTGCGCTACAGCGAGGATGGCTATGATGTTGTTCAGCGGGGGATGAACAAAGCCGTGGGCTTACAGGAGCTGCTGGATCAGCTAGGCTTCACTTGCAACGAAGTCGCGGCTTTTGGGGATAATTATAATGAT belongs to Holdemania massiliensis and includes:
- a CDS encoding Cof-type HAD-IIB family hydrolase; translated protein: MLKLLVFDVDGTLYDLKNHEIPSSCQKAIAQAKQNGLIFVIATGRTHYGLGAALNALNPDYILAVNGAVVADGQGRVLAHHDLTSTQVERINDFCHQTQAGLAWKFLDHCYIYQYPEKIDWLQPQKESDIGSEPFVDCPAQDRHQLDLPQSASVHADPKAVEAVFNKDPELAFLRYSEDGYDVVQRGMNKAVGLQELLDQLGFTCNEVAAFGDNYNDIEMLKLAGTAVAMGNAVDEVKQLADYVTSSTDQDGIARALIHLGCVKA